Proteins from a genomic interval of Tachyglossus aculeatus isolate mTacAcu1 chromosome 8, mTacAcu1.pri, whole genome shotgun sequence:
- the FNDC11 gene encoding fibronectin type III domain-containing protein 11 encodes MNSSRTPTDAGPTSKTKAGSRPSVEPPREEPDNVTWRTYMERRSSLREFLNSSLSPHLLKRHRARLELLKKCSYYIEILPKHLAPGDQSPLTLPNAMFQLIDPRKFQRMKKVGTAQTQIQLLLLGELLEQLELGRAKLARLLESPDTLPFLARWEAVERRVADLTAAMDSFLATVVPGRLHVKHRLVADVGAAKIPHVRLMLSAKMPVLFDRQASVAHDSWASLRWFVGVQPAGPERFELRFGLLEPRSQQERSQGGAVPVAACSFEVRDLLPDRAYRFTVTRAESYTLVYEPWRDSLTLRTRAGLDGGSRAPDGGPRAPDGRPGPPEA; translated from the coding sequence ATGAACTCGAGCCGGACGCCGACGGACGCGGGCCCGACGAGCAAGACGAAAGCGGGCAGCCGGCCGAGCGTGGAGCCCCCCCGGGAGGAGCCGGACAACGTCACCTGGAGAACCTAcatggagaggagaagcagcctgaggGAGTTCCTCAACTCCAGCCTGAGCCCCCACCTCCTGAAACGCCACCGCGCCCGCCTGGAGCTGTTGAAGAAATGCTCCTACTACATCGAGATCCTGCCCAAGCACTTGGCGCCGGGCGACCAGAGCCCCCTGACGCTGCCCAACGCCATGTTCCAGCTCATCGACCCGCGGAAGTTCCAGCGCATGAAGAAGGTGGGCACGGCCCAGACCCAGATCCAGCTGCTGCTCCTGGGCGAGCTGCTGGAGCAGCTGGAGCTGGGCCGGGCCAAGCTGGCGCGGCTCCTGGAGTCCCCCGACACCCTGCCCTTCCTGGCGCGCTGGGAGGCCGTGGAGCGGCGGGTGGCCGACCTGACCGCCGCCATGGACAGCTTCCTGGCCACCGTGGTGCCCGGCCGGCTGCACGTCAAGCATCGCCTGGTGGCGGACGTCGGGGCCGCCAAGATCCCCCACGTCCGCCTCATGCTCAGCGCCAAGATGCCCGTCCTGTTCGACCGCCAGGCCTCGGTGGCCCACGACAGCTGGGCCAGCCTCCGGTGGTTCGTCGGCGTCCAGCCGGCCGGGCCGGAGCGGTTCGAGCTGCGCTTCGGGCTGCTGGAGCCGCGGAGCCAGCAGGAGCGCTCCCAGGGCGGGGCCGTCCCCGTGGCCGCCTGCTCCTTCGAGGTGCGGGACCTGCTGCCCGACCGGGCCTACAGGTTCACCGTGACGAGGGCCGAGAGCTACACCCTGGTGTACGAGCCCTGGAGGGACAGCCTCACCCTGAGGACCCGGGCGGGCCTGGACGGGGGGTCCCGGGCCCCGGACGGGGGGCCCCGGGCCCCCGACGGCCGCCCCGGCCCGCCGGAGGCCTGA